TGAGTTCTTGTGACAGCTGCAGAAGGCATTTTACTGTTGCCAACCCATCTACTTTCAAGAACCAGATCTTCATTGGCCTGTCTTTCCATGTCCTGAATTCTTTTAGCCTTCACAAGTCTCAAACAAAGAACCCCTACATAAACCACTGCAATCAACCCGAAAAACCCAACCACAAAGCCAATCAGCCACAGATACCATGGCCTGTTCTTCTTCTCCAGAGGCAGAACAATTGAGAAATGACCCTGCTCTCTGGAGTAACACACGCCATGGGAGCCCATCTCGGTAAGATGGAATGTTCCATTGGAGAGGAAGGCCACACACCTTGCCCTTGAAATGACGCCACCCATGAAAGTAACATTGGGGAATATAACAGATATGGGTTTCCCCATTGTGTTGAGAATGAGGTTCCTCACATTTGTGTCCGTTACATTTGATGCATCGAAAACCATGAATCCAACAACAGAAGAGATCAGTGAATAGCCTGGCAAATTGTAGTAGCGGGAAGACCAGTTGCCAAAGTCTTGGTACACAATGGCCAACCTCTTCACATGGGGAATGGACGCTGTTTTTGGTGGGATCCTAAAGTAACCGAAGTTCGCACCTTTGCTCCAGAGCCTCCGGCTTCGAAGGCGAACCACCGATGCATTCATGCCAGAAAGGTTCCGAGGAAGAAGAGCATCGTAGACGGCACCGGTTTGATGGCGGTGCCTGTGTTTGATGAATGATCGTAAAGCGAAATCTTGGACTAATGAATTGAGTGAGTCGCTCGCAGTGTTGTCGAAGCTATGCACCAATGAGAAGGACGAGGAGCAACACAAGGTGAAAATCAAGAACGAGATGAAGGATCCCATTCAACACTATATGCAGCTACCGAAAAGAGCAAAGAAGCAATGGAGATAAGTGTTTTAAGGCAAAGACGTCTAATGAATAAGTGGGGATGTTAATGGAAAATAGAGCACCAAGTCCAATGATGGTTGCTTTCCACAAAGAAGAAAGCATGCAGAGGTTTGGGTCCCAAGCATGACTCCAGggtctagagagagagagagagagagagagagagagagagaagactCAAAAGTCTTTGATTAACTGTGGCAGTGATGATTTAAGGGTGTTGTGCTTAGTGGCTCGTGGCGCCTGTCTCTGTGTGAGTTTGAGAAAGAATCTTTGTTACTTGTTTTGGTA
The genomic region above belongs to Arachis duranensis cultivar V14167 chromosome 3, aradu.V14167.gnm2.J7QH, whole genome shotgun sequence and contains:
- the LOC107479818 gene encoding uncharacterized protein LOC107479818, which codes for MGSFISFLIFTLCCSSSFSLVHSFDNTASDSLNSLVQDFALRSFIKHRHRHQTGAVYDALLPRNLSGMNASVVRLRSRRLWSKGANFGYFRIPPKTASIPHVKRLAIVYQDFGNWSSRYYNLPGYSLISSVVGFMVFDASNVTDTNVRNLILNTMGKPISVIFPNVTFMGGVISRARCVAFLSNGTFHLTEMGSHGVCYSREQGHFSIVLPLEKKNRPWYLWLIGFVVGFFGLIAVVYVGVLCLRLVKAKRIQDMERQANEDLVLESRWVGNSKMPSAAVTRTQPVLESGVQ